A region from the Pithys albifrons albifrons isolate INPA30051 chromosome Z, PitAlb_v1, whole genome shotgun sequence genome encodes:
- the SRP19 gene encoding signal recognition particle 19 kDa protein — translation MAAAGAASPADKGRFICIYPAYLNNKKTIAEGRRIPIDKAVENPTSTEIQDVCAAVGFNVLLEKNKMYPREWNRDVQYRGRVRIQLKQDDGNPCLPQFPTRKSVMLYAAETIPKLKTRTQKMGGSDQSLQQGEGGKKGKGKKKK, via the exons ATGGCCGCCGCCGGCGCCGCGTCCCCGGCCGACAAGGGGAG ATTCATCTGCATATACCCAGCATATTTGAATAACAAGAAGACAATAGCAGAAGGAAGAAGGATACCTATAGACAAA GCTGTTGAAAATCCCACATCTACAGAAATCCAAGATGTGTGTGCAGCAGTTGGATTCAATGTGTTATTAgag aaaaataagatgtACCCTAGAGAGTGGAACAGAGACGTGCAATACAGAGGCAGAGTACGAATTCAGCTCAAACAAGATGATGGCAACCCGTGCTTACCCCAGTTTCCAACAC GTAAGTCAGTGATGCTGTATGCTGCAGAAACCATTCCCAAACTGAAAACAAGAACTCAGAAGATGGGAGGTAGTGACCAAAGCCTTCAGCAAGGAGAGGGAGGCAAGAAGggtaaagggaagaaaaagaagtga